One genomic window of Nymphaea colorata isolate Beijing-Zhang1983 unplaced genomic scaffold, ASM883128v2 scaffold0094, whole genome shotgun sequence includes the following:
- the LOC126409327 gene encoding NAD(P)H-quinone oxidoreductase subunit 5, chloroplastic-like — protein MNSSFATLCAFLLFLGAVAKSAQFPLHVWLPDAMEGPTPISALIHAATMVAAGIFLVARLLPLFIAIPYIMNIISLIGVITVLLGATLALAQRDIKRSLAYSTMSQLGYIMLALGIGSYRAALFHLITHAYSKALLFLGSGSIIHSMEPIIGYSPTKSQNMVLMGGLTKYMPITKTTFFLGTLSLCGIPPLACFWSKDEILNDSWLYSPIFAIIAFYTAGLTAFYMFRMYLLTFEGHLRSHFQNYSGHTNSSFYSISIWGQEGSKPVSSNLLLTTRNNNDKSSFSNCSFSNTYKIAGYVRTMRSSFSTHFFKKDSHTLLYPHESDNTMLFPLLILAIFTLFVGCIGINFGHEVMEVDILSKWLTPSMKLFHQNSTDEDWYKFLTNAFYSVSIAYFGIFIASVLYGSVYSDRQNLYLINSFAKIDSKMRIRLEQIINVIYNWSYNRGYIDVYYEKVFIRGVRGLAQLTHSFDRRVIDGVTNGIGVASFFLGEGIKYIGGVEFPLIYSYI, from the coding sequence ATGAATTCCTCATTTGCTACGCTTTGTGCCTTCTTATTATTCCTCGGTGCAGTTGCTAAATCTGCGCAATTCCCACTTCATGTATGGTTACCTGATGCTATGGAGGGACCCACTCCTATTTCGGCTCTGATACATGCGGCTACTATGGTAGCCGCAGGAATTTTTCTTGTAgctcggcttcttcctcttttcatagccataccttacataatgaatatcATATCTTTGATAGGTGTAATAACGGTACTATTAGGAGCTACCTTAGCTCTTGCTCAAAGAGATATTAAGAGAAGTTTAGCTTATTCCACGATGTCTCAATTGGGATACATTATGTTAGCTTTGGGTATAGGTTCTTATCGAGCCGCTTTATTCCATTTGATCACTCATGCTTATTCTAAAGCATTATTGTTTTTAGGGTCTGGATCAATCATTCATTCCATGGAACCCATTATTGGGTATTCTCCGACTAAGAGTCAGAACATGGTTCTTATGGGCGGTTTAACTAAATATATGccaattacaaaaacaactttttttttaggtacaCTTTCTCTTTGTGGTATTCCACCCCTCGCTTGTTTTTGGTCCAAAGACGaaattcttaatgatagttGGTTGTATTCACCGATTTTTGCGATAATAGCTTTCTACACAGCAGGATTAactgcattttatatgtttcgTATGTATTTACTTACTTTCGAAGGGCATTTACgtagtcattttcaaaattacagcggACACACAAATAGTTCCTTCTATTCAATATCCATATGGGGGCAAGAAGGTTCCAAACCTGTTAGCAGCAATTTGCTTTTAACAACAAGGAATAATAATGACAAGTCCTCCTTTTCCAATTGCTCGTTttctaatacatataaaattgccGGTTATGTAAGAACCATGCGATCATCTTTTAgtactcattttttcaaaaaagactctCATACTTTACTATATCCGCATGAATCGGACAATACCATGTTATTTCCCCTGCTTATATTGGCCATATTTACTTTGTTCGTTGGATGCATAGGAATTAATTTCGGGCACGAAGTAATGGAGGTTGacatattatcaaaatggttAACCCCATCGATGAAACTTTTCCATCAGAATTCAACTGATGAAGATTGGTATAAATTTTTGACGAATGCATTTTATTCAGTTAGTATAGCCTACTTCGGAATATTTATAGCATCTGTTCTATATGGGTCTGTCTATTCAGATCGACAAAATTTGtacttaatcaattcatttgctaaaATAGATTCTAAAATGAGAATTCGTTTAGAACAAATAATAAATGTCATATACAACTGGTCATACAATCGCGGCTACATAGACGTTTATTACGAAAAAGTATTCATTAGGGGTGTACGAGGATTAGCTCAActaactcattcttttgatcGACGAGTCATTGATGGAGTTACTAATGGGATTGGCGTTGCAAGTTTCTTTCTAGGAGAAGGTATTAAATATATAGGGGGGGTCGAATTTCCTCTTATCTATTCTTATATTTAG